Proteins from a genomic interval of Zingiber officinale cultivar Zhangliang chromosome 1B, Zo_v1.1, whole genome shotgun sequence:
- the LOC122038138 gene encoding probable mediator of RNA polymerase II transcription subunit 26b, producing the protein MEKSSLFHADGADIFQIIENAILVAAFDHPDELKRQQDTIAELCSKAILQPFPQGAKADEIIKKDTKEIIKKEKEEEEDRSIDVVEEVTRIKGILSGHHHQADDVLFDLLRVLQQLKITYDILEATHIGFAVKVLHKHTSKNIRHLARTVTLGWRKVVDEWIEATDAITENGLDDSGIPLALAKVQEERSVEEKVEMTRQETRQLPVCTQELHHVLGGVGAIPVNAPREELIKPRGVAEPEPGRLPKLASRRQLPPQRKPPSIPQRDEQSKLQDQEASVQAKLEVAKRKLQEGYQRIDNAKKQRTIKVVEQRNMPKKGRRTLRPMQKLKNEIKEWARSHSVKPSQKQ; encoded by the exons ATGGAGAAATCGTCTCTCTTCCACGCGGACGGTGCTGATATCTTCCAGATCATCGAGAACGCTATCCTCGTCGCCGCCTTCGACCACCCCGACGAGTTAAAGAGGCAGCAGGATACGATCGCAGAGTTGTGCTCCAAAGCGATCCTCCAGCCTTTTCCTCAAGGAGCCAAGGCCGATGAGATCATCAAAAAGGACACCAAAGAGATcatcaaaaaggaaaaggaggaggaggaggaccgaTCCATCGACGTCGTCGAAGAGGTCACGCGGATTAAGGGCATCCTTTCCGGCCATCACCATCAG GCTGATGACGTCCTGTTCGATTTATTGAGGGTTCTGCAGCAATTGAAGATCACGTACGACATCCTTGAG GCGACGCATATCGGATTTGCTGTTAAAGTCTTGCACAAGCACACTTCGAAAAACATTCGCCACTTGGCTCGAACTGTAACCTT GGGGTGGAGGAAAGTAGTGGATGAATGGATCGAAGCTACTGATGCCATTACTG AAAATGGGCTAGACGACTCTGGGATTCCTTTGGCTTTGGCTAAGGTTCAGGAGGAAAGATCTGTAGAAGAAAAAGTAGAGATGACAAGGCAAGAAACAAGACAGCTACCAGTTTGTACACAAGAGCTTCATCATGTACTTGGAGGAGTCGGAGCAATCCCCGTCAACGCTCCAAGGGAAGAATTAATCAAGCCAAGGGGAGTTGCTGAACCAGAGCCTGGCAGATTGCCAAAGCTTGCCTCTCGGCGACAACTTCCACCTCAAAGGAAGCCACCATCAATTCCACAACGGGATGAGCAATCTAAACTGCAGGATCAGGAAGCTTCGGTTCAGGCAAAGTTGGAAGTGGCAAAGCGCAAACTGCAAGAAGGATATCAGAGAATTGACAATG CGAAAAAACAGCGGACGATAAAAGTGGTTGAGCAGCGAAACATGCCGAAGAAGGGTCGCCGCACTTTGAGGCCTATGCAGAAACTGAAGAATGAGATTAAGGAATGGGCAAGATCTCATTCTGTGAAGCCGTCACAGAAACAATGA